One stretch of Arachis duranensis cultivar V14167 chromosome 1, aradu.V14167.gnm2.J7QH, whole genome shotgun sequence DNA includes these proteins:
- the LOC107491809 gene encoding inositol-tetrakisphosphate 1-kinase 1: protein MSEIGGQSPSRHRVGFALEPKKVQSFLQNSLIDHAKNHAIELIPIDLTTAIHQQLPFHSIIHKLHSPQWTQQLRGLDSVNLRFPVIAKPLAADGSASSHNLCLVFDREGLKSLNYPVVVQEFVNHGGAVFKIYVAGRHVTCVRRKSLADITEEEIKNLKGAVPFSQVSNVKGSREQEEEGDGVEMPPEGLVSELGRGLREALGLNLFNVDVIRDANDEKRYLVIDINYFPGYAKLPCYETFFTNFLLDVVHGKNTV from the coding sequence ATGTCTGAAATAGGTGGTCAAAGTCCCAGCAGGCATCGAGTAGGGTTCGCCCTCGAACCCAAGAAAGTGCAGAGCTTCCTCCAAAACTCCCTAATTGACCATGCCAAAAATCACGCCATTGAACTCATACCAATCGACCTCACCACAGCCATACACCAACAACTCCCATTCCACTCCATCATCCACAAACTCCACTCCCCTCAATGGACCCAACAACTCCGCGGACTTGATTCGGTGAACCTGCGGTTCCCGGTGATAGCGAAGCCCTTGGCAGCCGACGGGAGCGCGAGTTCCCATAATCTATGCTTGGTCTTTGACCGTGAAGGGTTGAAATCCCTAAATTACCCTGTGGTGGTGCAAGAGTTCGTGAACCACGGTGGCGCGGTTTTCAAGATCTACGTTGCGGGGAGGCACGTGACTTGCGTGAGGAGGAAGTCGTTGGCGGATATAACGGAGGAAGAGATTAAGAATCTGAAGGGGGCGGTGCCATTCTCTCAGGTGTCAAACGTGAAGGGGTCACGTGAGCAGGAGGAGGAAGGGGATGGTGTTGAAATGCCTCCTGAGGGGTTGGTGAGTGAGTTGGGAAGGGGGTTGAGGGAGGCTTTGGGGCTTAACCTCTTCAACGTTGATGTGATTAGAGATGCCAATGACGAGAAAAGGTATCTCGTTATTGATATCAATTACTTTCCTGGCTATGCTAAGTTGCCATGTTATGAGACATTTTTCACCAATTTCTTGTTGGATGTTGTACATGGCAAAAACACCGTCTAG
- the LOC127746645 gene encoding iron-sulfur cluster assembly protein 1, with amino-acid sequence MLRVAAKRLFVTPSPAPQQALRVLPRFYHERVVDHYNNPRNVGSFDKNDPTVGTGLVGAPACGDVMKLQIKVDEKTGNIVDARFKTFGCGSAIASSSVATEWVKGKQMEEVLSIKNTEIAKHLSLPPVKLHCSMLAEDAIKAAVKDYEAKRAKATTANGEETTTGEKAATA; translated from the exons ATGCTGAGGGTCGCTGCAAAGAGGTTATTTGTGACGCCGTCGCCGGCACCACAACAGGCGCTTAGGGTTCTGCCGCGATTTTACCATGAGAGGGTGGTAGATCACTACAACAATCCACGGAACGTTGGTTCCTTCGACAAGAATGACCCCACCGTGGGAACGGGTTTGGTCGGAGCACCGGCGTGCGGTGACGTCATGAAGCTGCAGATTAAGGTCGACGAGAAGACCGGCAACATTGTTGATGCTCGCTTCAAGACCTTCGGCTGCGGCTCCGCCATTGCTTCTTCCTCTGTCG CTACTGAATGGGTAAAGGGAAAGCAGATGGAGGAAGTTTTGTCCATTAAGAACAC CGAAATTGCAAAGCATCTTTCACTTCCACCAGTTAAGCTTCACTGCAGCATGCTTGCTGAAGATGCAATTAAAGCAGCTGTTAAAGACTACGAAGCTAAGCGTGCTAAGGCAACCACTGCAAATGGAGAAGAAACAACCACCGGAGAGAAGGCTGCCACAGCTTAA